A window from Drosophila subobscura isolate 14011-0131.10 chromosome O, UCBerk_Dsub_1.0, whole genome shotgun sequence encodes these proteins:
- the LOC117896496 gene encoding uncharacterized protein LOC117896496 encodes MYKGALLCCLLLGLFLALSMAYRGQDIYAEPDCSIVEDHARKFRDISDPTHYWVCPEGQEKADYIQCPDNYAFMEPQQGCVVWEEWKWLEPYTK; translated from the exons ATGTACAAGG GCGCGCTTCTATGCTGCCTGCTTCTGGGCCTCTTCCTGGCCCTCAGCATGGCCTACAGAGGTCAGGATATCTACGCGGAGCCGGACTGCAGCATCGTTGAGGATCATGCACGCAAATTCCGTGACATTTCCGATCCCACCCACTACTGGGTGTGCCCCGAGGGACAGGAGAAGGCCGACTACATCCAGTGCCCCGACAACTATGCCTTCATGGAGCCCCAGCAGGGCTGCGTCGTGTGGGAGGAGTGGAAGTGGCTTGAGCCATACACTAAATAA